The Pantoea nemavictus genome includes a region encoding these proteins:
- a CDS encoding helix-turn-helix domain-containing protein, protein MTLTIKPIHSEQDYEAALEAISPLFEDVPELGTPESDYMIVMSMLIEAWEKKHYPIEAADPIEAIKFRMEQQGLTAKDLEPAIGRRNRVYEVLNGKRSLSLEMIRNLHKQFGIPLESLVGL, encoded by the coding sequence ATGACATTAACCATTAAACCCATTCATTCCGAACAGGATTACGAAGCCGCTCTTGAGGCTATCTCGCCGCTCTTTGAAGATGTGCCTGAGCTCGGCACGCCAGAGAGCGATTATATGATCGTGATGAGCATGCTCATTGAGGCATGGGAAAAAAAGCATTATCCCATAGAGGCGGCAGATCCGATTGAAGCCATTAAATTCCGCATGGAGCAACAAGGGCTGACAGCCAAAGATTTGGAGCCTGCCATCGGTCGTCGCAATCGCGTTTATGAAGTGCTCAATGGGAAACGTTCTTTATCACTGGAAATGATCCGTAATCTGCATAAGCAGTTTGGTATTCCATTGGAGAGTTTGGTTGGGTTGTGA
- a CDS encoding LysE family translocator translates to MLDPSFFSYVTVMSITPGPNNLLLATSGVNFGFKRTLPMLFGILLGCAIQMLLASMALDVLLHWMGAIRLPLTVVGCSYLLWLSWKIFRAGAPQLRERPRPMTLIGGICFQAVNPKAWLMVTNVALIYANSNGVLTVLLGFAALNLPCILIWAALGDRLRSHLQVAWKRQAFNSLMALSLVATTGWMLYDAVLLS, encoded by the coding sequence ATGCTCGATCCCTCGTTTTTCAGCTATGTCACCGTTATGTCGATCACTCCCGGCCCGAACAACCTGCTGCTGGCGACTTCCGGCGTCAACTTTGGCTTCAAACGCACGCTGCCGATGCTATTTGGCATTCTACTGGGTTGTGCGATTCAGATGCTGCTGGCGAGTATGGCGCTCGATGTGTTGCTGCACTGGATGGGCGCGATTCGCCTGCCGCTGACAGTGGTCGGATGCAGTTATCTGCTGTGGCTTTCGTGGAAGATATTCCGCGCCGGCGCACCGCAGCTACGCGAACGCCCGCGCCCCATGACGTTAATTGGCGGCATCTGTTTCCAGGCGGTGAACCCAAAAGCGTGGTTGATGGTGACGAATGTGGCGCTGATATACGCCAACAGCAACGGCGTGCTAACCGTGTTACTGGGATTCGCGGCGCTGAATCTGCCGTGCATCTTGATTTGGGCTGCACTGGGCGACCGCCTACGCAGCCATCTGCAGGTAGCGTGGAAACGTCAGGCGTTTAACAGTTTGATGGCATTGTCGCTGGTGGCCACCACCGGTTGGATGCTGTACGACGCAGTGTTGTTGAGTTAA
- a CDS encoding LysR family transcriptional regulator, giving the protein MDKIHAMQVFVRVAEMGSFTRAAESLGLPKGSVSRQLQALENQMGTRLLHRTTRRVHLTQDGLVYYDRCLDLLSMLDDMDSLFQHDPGTLSGKLRVDMSVAMATGFVLPRLPEFLQHYPGLEIELSSSDRQVDVIREGFDCVVRVGELKDSGLIARKIGSHALINCASADYLSRFGMPVRLEDLSQHAMVHYSQQLGQPSQGFEYFDGKQCHYIQTGGVVTVNSTETYRAACMAGLGIIQVPAIGVQPLLESGKLVEVLHHFPAKPMPISLLYPHRRNVARRVRVFMEWLSHVLQEYVT; this is encoded by the coding sequence ATGGATAAAATTCACGCAATGCAGGTGTTTGTGCGGGTGGCCGAAATGGGCAGTTTTACCCGCGCGGCAGAAAGTCTGGGTTTACCGAAAGGCAGCGTATCGCGCCAGCTTCAGGCGCTGGAAAATCAAATGGGTACGCGCTTGCTGCATCGCACCACGCGCCGCGTGCATCTGACGCAGGATGGTTTGGTCTATTACGATCGCTGCCTCGATTTGTTGTCGATGCTCGACGACATGGACAGCCTGTTCCAGCACGATCCCGGCACCTTAAGCGGCAAGCTGCGGGTGGATATGTCGGTGGCGATGGCGACCGGCTTTGTGTTGCCGCGTCTGCCGGAGTTTTTGCAGCACTATCCTGGGCTCGAAATTGAGCTGAGCAGCAGCGACCGCCAGGTGGATGTGATTCGTGAAGGCTTTGACTGCGTGGTACGCGTGGGTGAGCTGAAAGATTCCGGCCTGATTGCGCGAAAAATTGGCTCGCACGCCTTGATTAACTGCGCCAGTGCCGACTACCTTTCCCGTTTCGGCATGCCGGTGCGGCTGGAAGATCTGTCGCAACACGCGATGGTGCATTACAGCCAGCAGCTTGGGCAGCCTTCGCAAGGTTTTGAGTATTTCGATGGCAAACAATGCCATTACATTCAAACCGGTGGCGTGGTGACGGTAAACAGTACTGAAACCTATCGCGCCGCGTGTATGGCCGGACTCGGCATTATTCAGGTGCCGGCGATTGGCGTACAGCCGCTGCTGGAATCAGGAAAGCTGGTTGAAGTGCTGCATCACTTCCCGGCTAAACCGATGCCGATCTCGCTGCTTTATCCGCATCGCCGTAACGTGGCGCGCCGCGTGCGGGTGTTTATGGAGTGGCTAAGCCATGTCTTGCAGGAGTACGTCACATAG
- a CDS encoding SDR family NAD(P)-dependent oxidoreductase produces the protein MSHKIALITGGNRGLGKNGALKLAAKGTDILFTYRGHADEAQAVVQEIEALGARAVALQLDVGDTGQFDDFVAQVKEALQKTWQRDNFDYLVNNAGHGHYKLFAETTEDEFDALVNVHFKGPFFLTQKLLPLIIDGGRILNISSGLTRLTLPGSGTYAAIKGAMEVLTRYQAKELGERHIRVNILAPGAIETDFGGGRVRDTKDLNDHIASVTALGRVGLPDDIGDAISAILSDETGWITAQRIEASGGQAL, from the coding sequence ATGAGTCATAAAATTGCATTGATTACCGGCGGAAATCGCGGTTTAGGTAAGAATGGGGCGCTGAAACTGGCCGCCAAAGGCACCGATATCCTGTTTACCTATCGCGGTCATGCGGATGAAGCACAGGCGGTGGTGCAAGAGATTGAAGCGCTGGGCGCGCGTGCGGTGGCGCTGCAGTTGGATGTTGGCGACACCGGTCAGTTCGATGACTTCGTGGCGCAGGTGAAAGAGGCGCTGCAAAAAACCTGGCAACGCGACAATTTTGATTATTTAGTGAACAACGCCGGCCACGGTCACTATAAGCTCTTTGCCGAGACCACAGAGGATGAGTTTGATGCGCTGGTGAATGTGCACTTCAAAGGGCCGTTCTTCCTGACGCAAAAACTGTTGCCGCTAATCATCGATGGTGGACGCATCCTGAATATCTCCAGCGGCTTAACCCGATTGACGCTGCCAGGTTCGGGCACTTACGCCGCAATCAAAGGGGCGATGGAGGTGTTAACCCGTTATCAGGCGAAGGAGCTGGGCGAGCGCCATATTCGCGTCAACATTCTGGCACCTGGCGCGATTGAAACTGACTTTGGCGGTGGTCGCGTGCGTGATACCAAAGATCTCAACGATCATATCGCCTCGGTTACCGCGTTGGGCCGCGTCGGCTTGCCGGATGATATCGGTGATGCGATTAGCGCGATTCTCAGCGATGAAACCGGCTGGATCACCGCACAACGCATTGAAGCCTCAGGCGGCCAGGCACTGTAA
- a CDS encoding glutathione S-transferase family protein — translation MLKVLGRTSSINVRKVLWLCAELDIAYESEPWGDDPQSLHSAEFMALNPNAMVPVMIEDDFVLWESNTILRYLANSNGGDWLYPENPRARAPVDQWMDWQATELNTSWRYAFMSLVRNSPAHQDPRLLAAAVKGWSHTMNILNQHLEKTGRYVAGRNFSLADIPVGLAVNRWFETPLEHPHFPAVQTYYERLTEREPYTTWGRNGKP, via the coding sequence ATGTTAAAAGTTCTTGGCCGTACTTCTTCAATTAACGTGCGAAAAGTTCTGTGGCTGTGCGCAGAACTGGATATCGCGTATGAATCTGAACCCTGGGGCGACGATCCGCAATCGCTGCACTCAGCAGAATTTATGGCGCTCAATCCCAACGCGATGGTCCCGGTGATGATCGAGGACGATTTCGTGTTGTGGGAATCCAACACCATTTTGCGCTATCTGGCGAACAGCAACGGCGGCGACTGGCTCTATCCCGAAAATCCGCGCGCGCGGGCACCGGTTGATCAGTGGATGGATTGGCAAGCCACCGAACTGAACACGTCCTGGCGCTACGCGTTTATGTCGCTGGTACGCAACTCGCCAGCGCACCAGGATCCGCGCTTGCTGGCCGCTGCCGTCAAAGGCTGGTCGCACACCATGAACATTCTTAACCAGCATTTGGAAAAAACCGGGCGCTACGTCGCAGGCCGTAATTTCTCGCTGGCGGATATTCCGGTTGGGCTGGCGGTGAATCGCTGGTTCGAAACACCGCTGGAGCATCCTCACTTCCCGGCGGTGCAAACCTATTACGAGCGCCTGACCGAGCGCGAGCCTTACACCACCTGGGGCCGCAACGGCAAACCCTGA
- a CDS encoding PhzF family phenazine biosynthesis protein yields MKVAFKQVDVFTSSAFKGNPLAVIMDAQGLSDAQLAAIARWTNLSETTFVLPPQDQAADYRVRIFTVEGELPFAGHPTLGTAHALLEAGWPLKTPGKIVQECGVGLVEVKISDDGALAFAAPAATLTPFSDALMSSALNSEAFDLSQAPTIVDMGIRWLLIPLSSAQAVLDVVPSASDLHRLHQHADVNGTAIFGALPSGENEQYEVRALLVENGSLTEDPVTGSANACLARYLAAQGQTQDYRARQGSAIQREGRIQVSFTHEAIWIGGQTVTVIDGTITL; encoded by the coding sequence ATGAAGGTCGCATTTAAACAAGTGGATGTGTTTACCTCATCGGCGTTTAAAGGTAATCCGCTGGCGGTGATCATGGATGCACAGGGATTGAGTGATGCGCAGCTGGCAGCGATTGCGCGCTGGACCAACCTATCGGAAACCACCTTTGTGCTGCCGCCACAGGATCAGGCGGCGGATTACCGCGTGCGTATTTTTACCGTTGAAGGCGAACTGCCGTTTGCCGGTCATCCTACGCTCGGCACCGCGCATGCGCTGCTGGAAGCCGGTTGGCCGCTGAAAACGCCGGGCAAAATCGTGCAGGAGTGCGGCGTTGGTCTGGTGGAGGTGAAAATCAGCGATGATGGCGCGCTGGCTTTTGCTGCGCCCGCGGCCACCTTAACGCCCTTTAGCGATGCGTTGATGAGCAGTGCGTTAAATAGCGAAGCTTTCGATCTCAGCCAGGCACCGACCATCGTCGATATGGGCATTCGCTGGCTGCTGATTCCGCTGAGCAGCGCGCAGGCGGTGCTGGATGTGGTGCCGTCAGCCTCTGATTTACACCGTTTACATCAACATGCCGACGTTAACGGCACAGCGATTTTTGGCGCGCTGCCCTCGGGTGAGAATGAGCAGTATGAAGTGCGCGCGTTGCTGGTTGAGAACGGCAGTTTGACCGAAGATCCGGTAACCGGTAGCGCCAATGCCTGTCTGGCGCGCTACCTGGCGGCACAGGGCCAAACGCAAGATTACCGGGCGCGTCAGGGCAGCGCGATTCAGCGTGAAGGTCGAATTCAGGTGAGTTTTACGCATGAAGCGATTTGGATTGGTGGCCAAACCGTGACGGTGATTGACGGGACGATTACGTTGTAA
- a CDS encoding PLP-dependent aminotransferase family protein, with protein MSLPLSSGQTLYQQLVDSFAESIHQGTLKPGKRLPAIRRVAQSHQVSINTVLNAWQVLEDRGLIESRPQSGYYVRGVLPAVTRAVKPLPPKINDPSAQKLELIEQVFAAQNNPEYTNISLACPQDGTFYPAARIGRITASILRQNPDIIGRYALPPGSERLREEIARRALHNGINLPPQAITLTHGCMEALQLALRAVTKPGDCIGLESPTYFFLFPLLASLGLKALEIPTDPQQGLSLDALEMLLQEKRIQAVIAMPGAQNPLGYVMPLENKKRLAKLVNTYHVPLLEDGLYDELQFEWPLSPPVKAFDSDGWVIYCTSFTKTVAPDFRVGWTAAGRFHHAIAHLKAVSSMAESRLLSETLAEFLASGGYDHHLRTLRRRYAANLDAARGILARHFPQGTRATLPRGGFVFWVELPGKVDTVEMFHRLLQEHICVTPGALYSLSDRYTHALRLSCCYPFDERYTWALQRTGALACEMTGLAPGQDQGLPLRPQVV; from the coding sequence GTGTCCCTTCCCCTTTCATCCGGCCAAACGCTGTATCAGCAGTTGGTCGATAGCTTTGCCGAGTCGATTCATCAGGGCACCCTGAAGCCGGGCAAGCGGCTGCCGGCGATTCGCCGCGTGGCGCAATCGCATCAGGTTAGTATCAATACGGTGCTTAATGCGTGGCAAGTGCTTGAAGATCGTGGCCTGATCGAATCACGTCCGCAATCCGGCTATTACGTGCGTGGCGTGCTGCCCGCCGTGACGCGCGCGGTAAAACCGTTACCTCCTAAAATTAACGATCCCAGTGCGCAAAAGCTGGAACTGATTGAGCAGGTGTTCGCCGCGCAAAATAATCCGGAGTACACCAATATCTCGCTGGCCTGTCCGCAGGATGGCACCTTCTATCCTGCGGCGCGTATCGGGCGCATTACCGCGTCGATTTTACGACAGAATCCCGACATTATCGGACGCTATGCGCTTCCGCCTGGTAGTGAGCGCTTACGGGAGGAGATTGCACGGCGCGCGCTGCATAATGGCATCAACCTGCCGCCACAAGCGATCACCCTTACCCACGGCTGCATGGAAGCGTTGCAGCTGGCGCTGCGTGCGGTGACCAAACCTGGCGACTGCATCGGTCTGGAATCGCCGACCTATTTTTTCCTGTTCCCGCTGCTGGCCTCGTTGGGACTGAAGGCGCTGGAAATCCCCACCGATCCGCAGCAAGGGTTGTCGCTCGATGCGCTGGAGATGCTGCTGCAGGAGAAACGTATTCAGGCAGTGATCGCCATGCCGGGCGCACAGAACCCGCTGGGCTATGTGATGCCGCTGGAGAACAAAAAGCGCCTGGCGAAGTTAGTGAACACTTACCACGTTCCGCTGCTGGAAGATGGTTTGTATGACGAATTGCAGTTTGAGTGGCCGCTGTCACCGCCGGTGAAGGCCTTTGATAGTGACGGCTGGGTGATTTACTGCACCAGCTTTACCAAAACCGTGGCGCCCGATTTTCGCGTCGGCTGGACCGCCGCCGGACGTTTTCATCACGCCATCGCTCACCTCAAAGCGGTTTCATCGATGGCGGAGTCACGTTTGCTGAGCGAAACGCTGGCCGAATTCCTGGCAAGCGGCGGTTACGATCATCATCTGCGTACGCTGCGTCGCCGCTATGCGGCGAATCTGGATGCGGCACGCGGCATTCTGGCGCGCCACTTTCCGCAGGGCACGCGCGCTACCCTGCCGCGCGGCGGGTTTGTTTTCTGGGTAGAACTGCCGGGCAAAGTCGATACCGTGGAGATGTTTCACCGTCTGCTGCAGGAGCACATTTGTGTGACGCCGGGCGCGCTCTACTCGCTGAGCGATCGCTATACGCACGCGTTGCGCCTCTCCTGCTGCTATCCGTTTGATGAGCGTTATACCTGGGCACTGCAGCGCACCGGCGCGCTGGCCTGTGAGATGACAGGCCTCGCGCCGGGACAGGATCAGGGTTTGCCGTTGCGGCCCCAGGTGGTGTAA
- the dgcN gene encoding N-acetyltransferase DgcN — MLIPQPYLLFLGDVTDPLAAKTARGIQVWRPEQCVGEIKLPGCAVSLGLDELDINAAKARGAKTLVLGTANAGGYLPTHWLDTVKSAISAGMNVASGLHHRLVDEPELVALAKEFGVELFDLRHMRPKLNVGSGKKRTGKRVLTVGTDCSVGKMYTSLALEAAMRERGMKADFRATGQTGILVAGEGIAIDAVIADFIAGAVEALSPANDADHWDIVEGQGSLFHPSYAGVSMGLIHGAQPHWLVMCHEMGRPHMRHLPHQPMVSLKDCVEANLRAAHVTSDAVQLAGFAINTSNYSEEEARAYCAEVSAEFGVPATDPVRFGIADIAALLQERG, encoded by the coding sequence ATGCTGATCCCACAACCTTATTTACTCTTCCTCGGCGACGTAACCGATCCACTGGCCGCTAAAACGGCACGCGGCATTCAGGTCTGGCGACCGGAGCAGTGCGTTGGCGAAATCAAATTGCCGGGCTGCGCCGTCAGCCTTGGCCTCGACGAACTCGATATTAACGCTGCTAAAGCGCGCGGTGCCAAAACGCTGGTGCTCGGTACCGCCAATGCGGGTGGTTACCTGCCAACACACTGGCTCGACACGGTAAAAAGCGCCATTTCCGCTGGTATGAATGTTGCCAGCGGTTTACATCATCGTTTGGTGGATGAGCCTGAGCTGGTGGCATTGGCCAAAGAGTTCGGCGTGGAGCTGTTCGACCTGCGCCATATGCGTCCAAAACTGAACGTCGGCAGCGGTAAAAAGCGTACAGGTAAGCGAGTGCTTACTGTTGGCACTGACTGCTCAGTGGGCAAAATGTACACCTCGCTGGCGCTGGAAGCGGCGATGCGCGAACGCGGCATGAAAGCCGATTTCCGCGCTACCGGTCAGACCGGCATTTTAGTGGCAGGCGAAGGGATTGCGATTGATGCGGTGATTGCCGACTTCATCGCCGGTGCCGTTGAAGCGCTGTCGCCCGCCAATGACGCCGATCACTGGGATATCGTCGAAGGTCAGGGTTCGCTGTTCCATCCTTCCTATGCTGGCGTCAGCATGGGCCTGATTCACGGTGCGCAGCCGCACTGGCTGGTGATGTGCCACGAAATGGGCCGTCCGCATATGCGCCATCTGCCGCATCAGCCGATGGTCAGCCTGAAAGATTGTGTCGAAGCCAACCTGCGCGCGGCGCATGTCACCAGTGATGCCGTGCAGCTGGCCGGTTTCGCCATCAACACCTCGAACTACAGCGAAGAGGAAGCGCGCGCCTATTGTGCAGAGGTCAGCGCTGAATTCGGCGTGCCTGCCACCGATCCGGTGCGCTTCGGCATTGCGGATATCGCCGCGCTGCTGCAGGAGCGCGGCTAA
- a CDS encoding DUF1158 domain-containing protein, translating into MNNPFETLIIPGGILLLGFLSALLLPAPSFGIELAKQLQESLHLMDVNQLYTIVFSLWFLLLGAIEFFVIRFLWRRRSR; encoded by the coding sequence ATGAATAACCCGTTCGAAACGCTGATTATCCCGGGTGGCATTCTGCTGCTGGGCTTTCTCTCTGCACTGCTGCTGCCCGCGCCCTCGTTTGGCATTGAGCTGGCAAAACAGCTGCAAGAAAGTTTGCACCTGATGGATGTTAATCAGCTGTATACGATTGTCTTTAGCCTGTGGTTTTTGCTGCTGGGCGCGATTGAGTTCTTCGTGATTCGCTTCCTGTGGCGACGTCGCTCGCGCTGA
- the yhjD gene encoding inner membrane protein YhjD: MTDKTPKETAAEAETKPLIDIKTGNKTVDGSIQNVSRFAAWFQAIPAVAHFMRALERFNDRLGSQFGAAITYFSFLSLIPILMVSFAAVGFVLASNQDLLTELINKIVNSISDPTLATTLKNTVNTAIQQRATVGITGLLLALYSGINWMGNLREAVRAQSRDVWERKPDDQEKFWKKYARDLLSLLGLMFALVITLSLTSIAGAAQAAIVNALGLEDIEWLRPAMTVIALSISIFANYLLFLWIFWILPRHKPRKKALFRGTLLAAIGFEVIKFVMTLTLPKLATSPSGAAFGSVLGLMAFFYFFARLTLFCAAWIATAKYKDDKEMPQPHQVK; this comes from the coding sequence ATGACGGACAAAACCCCTAAAGAGACAGCGGCTGAGGCAGAAACCAAGCCGCTGATTGATATTAAAACCGGCAATAAAACCGTGGATGGCTCAATCCAAAATGTGTCGCGCTTCGCCGCCTGGTTTCAGGCGATTCCAGCGGTGGCGCACTTTATGCGCGCGCTGGAACGCTTTAACGATCGCCTCGGCAGCCAGTTTGGTGCAGCCATCACCTACTTTTCCTTTCTCTCCCTGATACCGATTTTGATGGTCTCCTTTGCGGCGGTCGGCTTTGTGCTGGCGTCGAATCAGGATTTGCTCACCGAGTTGATCAACAAAATCGTTAACAGCATCAGCGATCCGACGCTGGCAACTACGCTGAAGAACACGGTGAATACCGCGATTCAGCAGCGTGCCACGGTGGGAATAACCGGTTTGCTGCTGGCGCTTTACTCCGGCATTAACTGGATGGGCAATCTGCGTGAAGCGGTGCGTGCCCAGTCGCGCGACGTCTGGGAACGTAAGCCAGACGATCAGGAGAAGTTTTGGAAGAAGTACGCGCGCGATCTGCTGTCGCTGCTCGGTTTGATGTTTGCGCTGGTGATTACGCTGTCGCTGACCTCGATTGCCGGTGCGGCGCAGGCGGCCATCGTTAATGCGCTGGGGCTGGAGGATATTGAGTGGCTGCGTCCGGCGATGACGGTGATTGCGCTGTCGATCTCCATCTTCGCTAACTATCTGCTGTTCCTGTGGATCTTCTGGATTTTGCCGCGCCACAAGCCACGTAAAAAAGCGCTGTTCCGCGGCACGCTGCTGGCGGCGATTGGCTTTGAGGTGATCAAGTTTGTTATGACGCTGACGCTGCCGAAGCTGGCAACCTCGCCGTCTGGCGCGGCTTTTGGTTCGGTGCTTGGCTTGATGGCGTTTTTCTACTTCTTTGCGCGTTTGACGCTGTTCTGCGCGGCGTGGATCGCTACTGCGAAATACAAAGATGATAAAGAGATGCCGCAGCCGCATCAGGTAAAATAA
- a CDS encoding type II toxin-antitoxin system HigB family toxin: MRIISVRSLREFMTANPDSSQPLRAWIDEAQKADWSSPADIKEQYRHASILKGSRVVFNIKGNDYRLIAAIAYPQKLIFIKFIGTHREYDAIDANTVEQR; encoded by the coding sequence ATGAGAATTATATCGGTAAGGTCATTAAGGGAGTTTATGACGGCGAACCCCGACTCTTCGCAGCCGTTGAGAGCCTGGATTGATGAAGCACAAAAGGCCGACTGGTCAAGCCCGGCAGACATCAAGGAACAATACCGCCACGCCAGCATTCTTAAAGGTAGCCGAGTGGTATTCAACATCAAAGGAAACGATTATCGACTGATAGCGGCCATCGCGTATCCACAGAAGCTGATATTTATAAAGTTTATCGGCACACATCGGGAATATGACGCGATTGACGCTAATACGGTGGAGCAACGCTAA
- the mntP gene encoding manganese efflux pump MntP, with amino-acid sequence MTFIATLILAFGMSMDAFAAALGKGASLHRPNFREALRTGLIFGVIEMLTPLIGWAIGLAASRYVMAWDHWVAFGLLSVLGGRMIMEGFRQTADEPCEAPQRHGFMVLALTAVATSLDALAVGVGLAFLQVNIIMTAVTIGAATTVMATTGVLVGRFIGPVMGKWAEVLGGVVLISIGCTILSQHMGWFN; translated from the coding sequence ATGACATTTATCGCAACCCTGATTCTGGCCTTTGGTATGTCGATGGACGCTTTCGCTGCAGCACTGGGCAAAGGCGCATCATTGCATCGCCCGAATTTCAGAGAAGCGCTGCGTACGGGCTTGATCTTTGGCGTCATCGAAATGCTGACGCCGCTGATTGGCTGGGCAATTGGCCTGGCGGCCAGTCGCTATGTTATGGCATGGGATCACTGGGTCGCTTTCGGTCTGTTAAGCGTGCTGGGCGGCCGTATGATCATGGAAGGCTTCCGTCAAACGGCTGATGAGCCCTGCGAAGCGCCGCAGCGTCACGGTTTTATGGTGCTGGCATTAACCGCTGTCGCCACCAGTCTGGATGCGCTGGCGGTGGGTGTGGGTTTGGCATTTCTGCAGGTCAATATCATCATGACCGCCGTCACCATCGGCGCCGCCACCACCGTGATGGCGACCACCGGCGTGCTGGTTGGACGTTTTATCGGCCCGGTAATGGGCAAATGGGCTGAAGTGCTTGGCGGCGTGGTACTGATCAGTATTGGCTGCACCATTTTAAGCCAGCACATGGGTTGGTTTAACTAA
- the mqo gene encoding malate dehydrogenase (quinone) — protein sequence MSTTAVNLALAAAGKESANLQERKDVDVLLIGAGVMSATLGTWLQDLEPDWSIEMVERLDDVAVESSNGWNNAGTGHAALAELNYTPQKADGSIDIAKAVAINESFQISRQFWAYHVQKGNLRNPKSFIHSTPHMSFVWGDDNVEFLRKRFNALQKSTLFRGMSYSEDRDQITQWIPLVMNGRDSKQKVAATWTEMGTDVNFGEVTRQLIAALEKKANFRLRLRQEVRDIKRLSDGRWQVSLHNLVSGEDRVLTTRQLFIGAGGAALPLLQKSGIPEVKGYAGFPVGGSFLVTENPEVVKQHMAKVYGKASVGAPPMSVPHVDTRVLDGKQVLLFGPFATFSTKFLKQGSLLDMFGAMNGSNLKPMVQVGLKSFDLVKYLVDQVLQSDSDRMEALRAYVPQAQQEDWRLVTAGQRVQIIKNDAKEGGVLRLGTEVVTSEDGTISALLGASPGASTAAPIMLELMAKAFPEQMRSPEWQTKIRMVIPSWGRKLNGDVALTEKVLADTSRVLQLDYEPVVTPDAANDEARETAHVVGK from the coding sequence ATGAGTACTACTGCGGTAAATCTGGCGCTCGCCGCCGCTGGCAAGGAAAGCGCAAACCTTCAGGAACGAAAAGACGTCGACGTACTGCTGATTGGCGCAGGCGTGATGAGTGCGACCCTCGGCACATGGCTGCAGGATCTCGAGCCTGACTGGTCGATTGAGATGGTTGAACGCCTTGATGACGTGGCGGTTGAATCCTCGAATGGCTGGAACAACGCTGGCACCGGCCACGCCGCGCTGGCCGAGCTGAACTATACGCCGCAGAAGGCGGATGGCAGCATCGACATCGCTAAAGCGGTGGCGATTAACGAATCGTTCCAGATTTCGCGCCAGTTCTGGGCTTATCACGTTCAGAAAGGCAACCTGCGCAATCCCAAAAGCTTTATCCACAGTACGCCGCACATGAGTTTCGTCTGGGGCGACGATAACGTTGAATTCCTGCGTAAGCGCTTCAATGCGTTGCAGAAAAGTACGCTGTTCCGCGGCATGAGCTATTCAGAAGACCGCGATCAAATCACCCAGTGGATTCCGCTGGTGATGAACGGGCGTGACAGCAAGCAGAAAGTCGCCGCCACCTGGACCGAGATGGGTACCGACGTGAACTTCGGTGAAGTGACGCGTCAGCTGATTGCTGCTTTAGAGAAGAAAGCCAATTTCCGTCTGCGTCTACGCCAGGAAGTGCGTGATATCAAGCGCCTGAGCGATGGCCGCTGGCAGGTAAGCCTGCATAATCTGGTCAGCGGCGAAGATCGCGTGCTGACCACGCGCCAGCTGTTTATTGGTGCCGGCGGCGCGGCGTTGCCGCTGCTGCAGAAATCGGGCATTCCGGAAGTGAAAGGCTACGCCGGTTTCCCGGTGGGCGGCTCTTTCCTGGTGACGGAAAATCCGGAGGTGGTGAAACAGCACATGGCGAAGGTGTATGGCAAAGCCAGCGTCGGCGCCCCGCCGATGTCGGTGCCGCATGTCGATACGCGCGTGCTGGATGGCAAACAAGTGCTGCTGTTTGGCCCGTTCGCCACCTTCTCCACCAAATTCCTCAAGCAAGGTTCGCTGCTGGATATGTTCGGTGCGATGAATGGCAGCAACCTGAAACCGATGGTGCAGGTTGGCCTGAAGAGTTTCGATCTGGTGAAATATCTGGTTGATCAGGTGCTGCAAAGCGACAGCGATCGTATGGAAGCCTTACGTGCTTACGTACCGCAGGCACAGCAGGAAGATTGGCGTTTGGTGACGGCAGGCCAGCGCGTGCAGATCATCAAAAATGATGCCAAAGAGGGCGGCGTGCTGCGTCTGGGCACCGAAGTGGTGACCTCGGAAGACGGTACAATTTCGGCGCTGCTCGGCGCATCGCCTGGTGCATCAACCGCGGCACCGATTATGCTCGAGCTGATGGCGAAAGCCTTCCCAGAGCAGATGCGTTCACCGGAATGGCAGACCAAAATCCGCATGGTGATCCCATCGTGGGGCCGCAAGTTGAACGGCGATGTGGCGCTGACCGAGAAAGTGCTGGCCGATACCAGCCGCGTGCTGCAGCTCGATTACGAGCCCGTTGTTACACCTGATGCCGCCAACGATGAAGCGCGCGAAACGGCGCATGTGGTGGGGAAGTAA